The Pseudoalteromonas rubra DNA segment CAATGCATAACATCCAGCAACGAGGCAAACTCGCCACTAAAGTTCCATGCTTCCAGTGCAGATTTCGATTGCACCAAAGCAGCCTGGAAGTCACGTAACCCTTCCATACCTTCCGCTAGCAGGCCATAACGGTCTACCATAAATATCTGGCTACGCGCTTGTTCATCAGATATGCCTTCGGATACCATTTGCGCAATAATCTGCTCTGCAATACCACACCCAGCAGAACCGGCACCAACAAATACCACCTTCTGTTCAGATAACCTGGTGCCTTTGACACGACAAGCAGCTAACAGTGAACCTACAGTGACAGAGGCGGTTCCCTGGATGTCATCATTAAAACAACAGATCTCATCGCGGTAACGGCTCAGCAATGGCATGGCATTGGGTTGTGCGAAATCTTCAAATTGCAGCAAAACATTGGGCCAACGGCGTTTTACAGCTTTGATAAACAAATCCAGGAACTCGTCATATTCTTCCTGAGAAATACGTTTATGGCGCGCTCCCATGTACATCGGGTCATTAAGTAGCTTTTCGTTATTAGTGCCTACATCAAGCATAACTGGCAATGTGTAAGCTGGGCTGATCCCGCCACAAACGGTATAAAGCGCTAGCTTACCAATTGGGATACCCATGCCTCCGATCCCCTGATCACCGAGTCCAAGAATTCGCTCACCATCGGTCACAACGATAACTTTTACTTTGTTTTTGGTCGCATTACGAAGGATATCATCGATTTGATGACGCTCTTCGTACGATATAAACAAACCACGAGAGCTACGATAGATGTCTGAAAACTTTTCACATGCATCCCCAACCGTTGGGGTGTAAATGATGGGCATCATTTCTTCAAGGTGATCACGGACCAGACGGTAATATAAAGTTTCGTTGTTATCCTGAATGGCACGCAGATAAATATGCTTGTTGAGGTTATCGCTGAAACTAGAGAACTGCTGGTAACAGCGCTCGACCTGTTCTTCAATGGTTTCAAAGCGTGGCGGTACGAGACCAGTGAGGTTAAAGTTCTCACGTTCGCGCTGACTAAATGCACTGCCCTTATTTAATAGCGGAGTTTCTAAAAGCGTTGGGCCAGAGTATGGAATGTAGAGATAATTGGGATCGGATTGTTTAGTCATATTTACAAGCTGTGACTCGTTAATTTAAGTACAAGGAATTATTATTGCGCAAATGCATTAAAATTCAATGAATTTTAAGCATGTCAGACCAATAAAAAACGGCTCTGTTTAGACATGGACAATGCGTAAACAGAGCCGTACATTATACGATAAATCTCAAATAATCGCCAAGGTTACTCGCTGGATTCTCCCATAGCGGCCCCTTCTCTACGAGGATCAGCTCCCCCGATTAACTGGCCATCAGTGACTTCTATGGCGTGAATGCCAGAATTGAGGTCTCTGACACGCACAACGTGTCCTTTTTCCTCTAAAATCGGCTTTAATTTTGCCACGTCAGTGCCTTTCTCAAGTGTAGTGTACCGGTTTCGGTTGGTTACCCGAGGTAAGTCTATCGCCTGTTGCGCAGACAATCCCCAATCGAGTACGCCAATCACCGTTTGCGCGACATAATTTATAATTCGACTGCCACCAGGAGAACCCACTACCAGTTTGAGCGAGCCATCTTTATTAAACACCATGACAGGCGACATCGAACTGCGTGGCCGTTTGTTCGCTTCTACCCGGTTAGCAACCCATAAGTCGCCTACTTTCGGAGACAAAGAAAAATCTGTTAGTTGATTATTTAGCAGATAACCATTTACCATCACCGTTGAGCCAAAAGCCATCTCAATCGATGAGGTCATAGAAACGGCATTCCCCTCAGCGTCAACAATAGACAAGTGTGTGGTTGATGGCAGTTCGTAACTGTCATCCTGAGCATAAGCTAACGCGCCCATACTCGGGTCGCCAATCGGGAAATCGTTATTGTCTTTTTCACCAATTAACGAGGCGCGTTGCTTGAGATAAGCTGGGTTTAACAAGCCTTGTGTTGGCACCTCAACAAAGTCAGGGTCTGCGATATAGTAGTTTCGGTCGACAAACGCCAATCGGGAGGCTTGAGTAAACAGATGAATGGCCTCAGGATCGTTCGGTTTATACTGGCTGAGCTTCTTGCCCTCCAGTAACTTTAAGATCTGTAAAACAGCAATGCCACCGCTGCTGGGCGGCGCCATCGAACACACCCGGTAACTGTGATAGCGAGTACAAATCGGCGCTCGTTCTTTGCTATGATAGTTTTTTAGATCCGCCAAAGACAAGGTGCCCGGGGCAATTTCCGCTTTTTGCACAGCACGTACTATGTCATCAGCATTTTTACCCTCATAGAAGCCTTTGAGGCCAAATTCCGCCACTTCTCGGTACAGCTTTGCCAATTGGGGGTTACGTAACAAAGTGCCTGCTTCAAGTGGTTTACCGTCAGGGTAGAAATACTCTTTGGCAGGAGACAATTTAGTTAGTCCCGGGTTTAGTTCCTTTTTTAATAGCATGTGCAACCGAGGTGATACCTTAAAGCCATTTTCAGCCAACGCGATTGCCGGCTTAAACAAGTGACGCCACTTAAGTTTGCCATACTTGTCATGTGCTTGTTTTAAAGCATGCAAAATACCTGGCGTACCAACAGAGCGGCCACCCACAACGGCTTCAATCCACCGCACAGGTTTGCCTTCTTTGTCCAAGAATAGCGATGGTTTTGCCCCTTGCGGCGCTGTTTCACGACCATCAAAAGTTGTCAGGTATTCATTTTCTTTATCATAGTGAAGAATAAACGCACCTCCGCCAATACCCGAAGACTGCGGTTCTACCAGCGTCAACACCAGCTGAGCAGCAATAGCGGCATCAATAGCACTACCACCTTGTTGCAGCATTAGCTGCCCTGCTTTACTGGCATGTGCATTGGCTGCAACCACCATATACTTTTTGGCGATTTTTTCTTTTTTTAGCTGCAGTCCGGTCGCAGCCTCGGGTTCTCTGACTTCTCTGGTGTTATTGTCTAATGCTGAACAAGTGAATGGCAATACGGCGCCAAGCGCCAGAGCGGCCAGTGATAGGCGATGTTTCATAGAGTCTGGAAAATCTTCTGATAGATGATTGGCATCATAAAAGTAAACAGGCACAATATGCAAAAAAATTCTAAGAAATATTATGTTTGATCTGCCATTAGCACCCCGTTACGTCTTACCGCCCGCGATTTTGATTGCCTTTTGTACATTGCTTATGTTGCCACCCGTTCAGGAGTTATTGCTGTTTAACCGTACGCTGATCGGTCAGGGCGAGTTGTGGCGGATCTGGACCAGTCAGTATGTTCACACCAATTGGATGCACTGGTTGCTGAATGTCATTGGTATCGGGTTTATCTGGGTATTACATGCAGAATACCGCACGCCCAAAGTTTATGCGATACACCTGCTGTTACTCGGGCTTTGGACAGGAATTGGTATTTGGCTATTTTGTCCGGATATTCGTATTTATACCGGGCTAAGCGGACTGCTTCACGGTGTAATTGTCTGGGGAGCGATAAAAGACATCAAAGTCGGTGAAAGAACCGGTATTCTGCTGTTTTTAGGTATTCTAGGTAAGCTTGCCTGGGAACAATACGCCGGACCCAGCGCTGAGGTTGGCGAGCTCATTTCATCACGTGTTGCCATTGAATCGCACTTGATTGGTGCTGTTGGCGGTTTGGTGTTGGCATTGCCTTTACTGTGGCAAAAAAAATAACTCGGTTGTGGCGCAGCCCGAATGACCTGCGCCACGCATCAATTATAAGTTTTCTTTAAACAACTTATAAATACGACGATATTCATCCAGCCAACTCGAAGGCTGCACAAAACCATGCGGCTCTACCGGGTAAATCGCTGTTTCATAGTTTTCCTTCTCCAGTTCAATCAGTCTTTGTACCAATCGAACGACATCCTGGAAAAACACATTGTCATCAATCATGGGAGCATTGATTAACATAGGCTTCTTGAGGCCTTCAGCAAAATAAATCGGTGAACTGCGACGATATGCAATAGGATCATCCGCCGGACGATTTAGAATGTTAGACGTATAAGGGTCGTTATAATAAGCCCAATCTGTGACCGGTCTAAGTGCTGCCCCAGCCTGGAATAATTCAGGCTGTGTGAACAAAGCCATAAAGGTCATAAATCCACCATACGATCCGCCATAGGTGCCGACTGCGCCCTTATCGACATTGACGTTTTCAACCATCCAGTTTACGCCATCAGCCAAATCTTCAATTTCCGGCTTACCCATATGACGATAGATAGCCGTACGCCAGTCACGCCCGTATCCTTTTGATGCCCGGTAGTCCATGTCCATCACCACATACCCTTCACTGGCAAGTAAAGAGTGAAACATAAATTCGCGGAAGTACACTGACCAGCCAAGATGAGAGTTTTGCAGATATCCCGCACCATGGTTAAAAATCACCGCTTTACGCGTATTGCCTTGTTCCCCTTCCTGATAATCTGCAGGATAGTAAACTTTCGCATAAATAGGTTGATCGGTATGGCTAGATGGTACCGCAACGACTTTAGGTGCAATGAGTTTTTTACTTAAAAACGCCTCTGATACTGTATTGGTAATTTGTTTTGCTTCACTACCAGGCTGTGCGTTTGCAATAAACAGCTCTGGAGGCATGACAATTTTTGAATGCGTCAACAAGAGTTTGCTCTCATCCGGACTCAATACATAATCTGTCATACCATCGAGATTGGTTAATGTTTCCAACTCACCAGATTGCAAATTTACACGGTATATTTCGTAAATACCTGGGTGCTTTTTATTCGCTTTAAAATAGATGGCAGCGTTGTCCTTGGTGAGCGTCAGCTCTGAAACCTCGAACTTTCCTGCCGTTAATTGGGTCGCTTTCCCATTTAGGGGCTTGGTGTACAAATGGCTGTAACCTGACTCTTCAGACAGATAGTACAGCGTGTCTTTGTTATTTAGCCAGCCAAAATCATTGTGTGTATAGTTAACCCAAGCTTGGTCGTGCAGACGGTGCTGAGACACAAGTTTGTTGTTACTAAAGTCAACGGTGGCAATCCAACGATCTTTGTTGTCCCAGGACTCAAGCATTACCGCAACTTCAGATCCCTGCGTATTCCATTGGATGGGAGATTGGTCCCAGCCCCAGTCAAGCATCAGCGTGATGTGACGTGGCGCTTTCTTGCTGTTGTAAGTTTTACCTTGTGCCTCTGCATTTTCTCTGCGGACTTCTGCCAGCACATCTTCGTCAAAACCAGGTAACGTATCGTATTCCAGTGATTGCTGCTGCTTGGTATTCAGGTCAATAAATATCAGTGTGTGTTTAATCGGTTTATTATCAGCGACGCGACTACGCGCCTTCACCGGGTCGATGTTACCATCCTGTGTAACATAGTTTGGCATGATATCCTGAGCACTACGTTCAGGTATATTTTTGGTCGTGGCGACTATCAGTTTATCACCAGCCGGAGACAAACTACTCTCTACGATGCGCTGGTCTTTGCCCAGGTAAAAGAGATTATTATCTAAGGTGCTATTTTGATCTACTAACGCTTTTTTGCGGCTCTGTGCATCTTTGGCGTTCTTGTGCTGCAGTGCGACATAGCCAATCAACCGATGCTGTTCTTGCGCAATATAACTGGTTGGTTCAGTGACGCCCGGCGGTGCATCTTCAACTATCAAATTAGCCAGCTCAGTCGTCAGGCCAGTGTTAAGGTCTATCGCATAAAACGTATTGTCTGCAAGATACGCAAGTTGTCCTGAAATCAAAAACTGAAGTTGTTGAGCGCTTTGACTTGATCTGGTCAACTGTCGTACCTGATTACTGCTGATATCTTTAACGAACACATTTCCTGCAAAGACATAAGCCTGTAACTTACCATCATGTGAATAAACAGCATCATCCGCACCTACCTGGTGTTTGTCAGATAAGTTTACCTGCTCGATTCCTTGTCCATCGTACTTAAACGTGTCTCTTAATTTGCTCCCTGATTGTTTTTGCTTGAACAAAACAGATTGGCTATCTGCACTCCAAAAACCGCCTTCGGGCTTTCTGCCAAGCCAGTCTGGATCAGCCATAGCTTGTTCCAGAGTAATCGCCTGAGAGCCTGTTGCTTCGACAGTGGTTGCTACAGTTGCTGGAGACGTGATTTGAGAGTCTTGATTATTATTACTGTTTTGTGTGACCTGACATCCAGCTAAAAATAACGCGGATGCTACGGCGAGAGAAGTAAGAGATTGTTTCATTTTATGAATTATCTAAAATTGCAATTGAAGCCTAATTTAAGCAAATGAAACCGGATAATTCGAACAATTTTAGATAAACAACCAGACAGAGCGTTTATTGCAAAAAAAAGGCCAGTAAAGCTACTGGCCAAATACTCTCTGCGCTCACATAGTCGTTGATGGACAACGAGTATGAAATGAGGCCTATCCACGCCTCATAAAAGTAGACCTGCGAGTGACAGAATAAGTTCCAAAAAAATTCATTTTTTTTATTTTTTTTGTAATACCCTGATCTACCTTAGGGTATTGACCCTGTAGTACTTCATTTGCAAAGCCTGTGTCCTTTAAAGTGTGATCAGCCCATCCAAAATCAGTAGCAGCATAACGCCACTGACGATAAACCATAGTATCGATGCCATAGCGAACGGTCGCCAGCCGCTTTGACGCAACATTGCCATAGAAACACCACTCCCTATCAGAAATAAACTCGCAACCAATACTGACTTAGCACCACTATAAAGTACGGACCACACAGGCTGGTAGTGTGGCAACCAGGTGTTGATCATTGCCGCGGCTATGAAGCCGATGATGAACAAAGGAATACTGGCTTTTTCAGAAGAGCGCCAGAACACACCTGCCATAGCAGCATAAGGCACGATCCACATCGCCCTGGTAAGTTTAATCGTTGTTGCCATCGTAAGAGCAACAGGTCCATACACCGAAGCTGCTGCAACCACACTGCTGGTATCGTGTATCGCCAGTGCACTCCATAAAGCAAATTGATTCTCTGAAAGCGAGAAATAATGCCCAAGCCAGGGGAAAATGAGCAGGCCAAGCGCATTTAAAGCGAAAATTACACTCAGTGAAATGGCGATTTCATCCTGTCTGGCTTTAATCACCGGGGCCATAGCAGCAATCGCACTGCCACCGCAAATTGCAGTGCCAAATGAGATCAGCGTGCCTGTATTGCGGTTTAGCCGAAACACTTGACTAAGAATTTCGCCCAAACCTATCGTTGCTGTAATACTGATGATGGTTAATACCAGAGAGCTCCGTCCGACAGCGAGTACTTCTTCGATATTAACGTTAAACCCCAAGCCAATGACGGCAAGCTTCAGTAACCACTTTGATGCATTGTTGGATAAATCAGGTAACGGATTACCCAATATAAGTGCAAACCCAAGTCCGATGAACAGTGCTGATGAGGCGCTGGCAAATGGCGATAGCGCAAATAAGAAGGTGAATAAAAATAAAGCTTTGTGGAAGCCTGGTCGTTCTAATAACATATATCCGCTCGCACCCAGTCACCAGATAAAATTGCGCCGGATTGTTATAATCACCGGCGCAGTTAGCCCTAGTTGAGGATTAGAGCATGGCTTGTCTCAGCTATCCCAGGGTAAGCTGAATCAGGGAGTATCTCAGCCAAGTCAGCTAGGCGCTCGCCAAGCTCGTGTAAGCTGTTAGCTGACACGTTGATATGACCCATTTTTCTGCCTGGTTTTGCGGTTTTTCCATACCAGTGGCTGGTTACACCAGGGATCTGCAACACGTCATTTGGAATGTTTTCCTGGCCCAACACGTTGATCATGGCTGTTGGCCTGATCAGAGTGGTATCACCTACAGGTAGCCCTGCGATGGCGCGGATATGGTTTTCAAACTGACTGACGTGACAACCTTGTTGTGTCCAGTGTCCTGAGTTATGCACCCGCGGTGCTATTTCATTTACCAATAGCGTGCCGTTGACATCAAAAAACTCAATCGCCAGCACGCCAACATAATTAAGTTCGCTGGCTAATGCTGAGAATGCCGATTCTGCCTGAGCCTGAATTGTCGATTTTTCTTTGCCTGCGACAGATAGTGTTAGCACACCGTCGGTATGTTGATTTTCTGTCAACGGATAAATGCGACATTGACCACTGCGATCTCGCACCCCAATGATTGACACTTCACGGTCGAATGGGATCATTTGTTCAGCGATAATGGCATGAGGTGCAGCTTCGGTCCCGGCTGCTAAAAATTCAGACATTTCCTGCCAGATAGTCTCAACTTCATCATCATGTTTTACACGCCATTGGCCTTTGCCGTCATAGCCGGCCTGGCATGTTTTAACGACAAGCGGTTTACCCAGTTTTTCAATTGCTGCCAGAAAGTGTGCTTTTTCAGTGATCAACGCATATGGGGCACAGGCTACCTGGGCTTTTTCAAGCAAGGCTTTTTCTTTAGCCCGGTCGCCACCGGTCAGTATGGCTTCGGCTCCTGGATAAAATTTACCCGTTTGCTGACATACCGACAAAATATCCGCCGGGATATGCTCGAACTCTGCGGTAATCGCATCGACATCCGCAATTGCTTGCTCAAGTGTTGCGCTGTGGGCTTCGAACGTTACCGGGTTAATAATTTGCTGAGTCGCGACATCATATGCAGAGACTTGTATATCTAAGTGCGTAGCAGACAAACTCATCATGCGAGCTAACTGGCCTGCGCCTAAAACTAATACTTTCATTACTACTCTGCTGGGTTAGGGTTAGCCAGAACGGTTTCAGTTTGTGCCTTTCGGAACGCTTCTACTTTGTCGAAAATTTCTGGTTGTTGGCAACCCAATATTTGAGCTGCGAGCAGCCCTGCATTTGCCGCACCAGCATCACCAATAGCAAGCGTACCGACAGCGACGCCTTTAGGCATTTGGCAGATAGACAACAAGGAATCTACACCATTCAGCGTTTTCGATTTCACAGGCACACCTAACACAGGGAGGCTGGTAAACGCAGCGGCCATTCCAGGCAAATGTGCAGCACCACCGGCACCTGCAATAATAACTTTAATGCCCCGCTCTGCCGCTGAGGAAGCGTAGTCAGCTAACAACTGTGGTGTACGGTGCGCAGAAACAACTTTTGTTTCATATTCAATACCGAACTTATCGAGCATGTCTGCTGCGTGTTGCATTGTAGGCCAATCGGACTTGGAGCCCATAATGATGCCAACCGTCATAATTATTCCTCAGTTTAAATTGAACGATTTAGGCGCAGTTTTTTGGGGTATGCGCCAACTTCAGGCGTATTATACCCAAGTGACGCGGCAAAGCGAATCGACATTTCCATACTAAATAGATTCGCCAGGCTGACCCTCCTGTACTTCAATCTCGGATTGCCCAACTTGCGCTTGGCGCCAATGATAGAAAAATGCATCAGGGCCTAAAATCAAAAAGAGTAAAGCTAACCCGCCCGGGATCAGCACAGCTTTAAGCACCGGGCCAAGCACATAACTGTAGAACATAATGAAAGGGATAAATAAAACATAACCAATAATTCGCTGCAACATATAACCTCCTTACCATTAATTGAGCGCGCTCACATTTTTAATTGAGCACGCTCAATTGTCAAGACCAAACGGGTGCAAACACTGCTAATATACGAGAAAGTGCTGTTCTGTTGCGCTGAAGTGGCAACTTTCATAGTTGTTTAAAATCGACTAACGTGCTGATTAAGCTACGGTTGTTTATGCATGGGAGGTCAATTATCATGGTATAATACTGAAAAGCATGACGTAGAAACGCAATGAAGAAAAGTGAAAAAACAAAACAGTTAATTCTGGATGAAAGCTGGCAACTGTTTATTGCACATGGCTACCAGGAGACCTCTACTCGCCAAATAGCCAAAGCGGCGGGTATCGCAGTGGGGACTGTTTTCAGCCACTTCCCAAGTAAAGTGGATATTTTAAAAACGGCAATGCACCAGCGTATCGATGCGGTAATAGAAAATGCCATCAGTACGGACAAACATCATTCTGCCAGACTTAAATTACGCCACTATGCCAGCCACTTGTTCGATTTCTATTTGCAACACCGTGAATTCAGTCAGGCACTACTCACCGATTTGCTTTGGCATCAGGCCTATTTTGCCGATCAGATATCGGCCTTTAAAGCGCTCCTTTTTGCAGAGCAAGAGTATGACGAAATAAAAGCAACTGTGATGATGGACTGCTACTTTATGACCCTGCTCCAGGGCTTGGCCGATCCCGCCTCCTGTAAAGATAGTATGCTGCGGCTTCTTACGAATAAGCTAACTTTGTTGTACTAATGAAGCCGTATGATGTGTTCTGCATTTGAGAAAAATAAAGGCAGAGCAAACTAAGCCCTGCCGTTATCACTTAACTGTGTTTAACAGTCAGTTCAGACGTATTCGCTCTGCTTTTTGGTAGATACCAGAGGCTACCAGGCTCATTATTGGCAGCTCTGCGCTCTACAGATACAGACATAAACCAAAACAAACATCCAAACAAGAGCGCAACGCACTCCACCATCAAAGTCCCCAGACTATCCGGCGTCCACAAGTTTAATGCAGGAGCCGTGGCAGCCAGTACCGAGGTGATGGGTATCGCAACACACAATAGTGCCAGCACTTTCAAACCGTTAATCGCTGTTTTGGCAGGTCCATAAACAAAGGCACTTACCAGCACACATGCAAAACACGCATAGTAAACAAACATATAGGCCTGATTAATATTCACTGGTGCCAGTGTCAGCCATTTATTGCTTGCAAATACAGCTGCGATACCAATCATTGCTCCAAGGCTTACACCTACGGTCAGCGCGCCCATGACACGATAAGAACGCCGCTGTACAGTGCCCTTTTGTCGTCTTTTTTCTAACCAGAGAATGTTACCCGAATAGAACAAACAGGCACCCGCCATTCCCATGAAAAAATACGCCCAGCGAACAAGGTCACCACCATAACTACCAAAGTGCAAACTGAAGAAACTTGATACAATCCTCGCCCAGATCGTTTGTTCTGGGTTTGCAACGCTGGAAGACGCCACCTCAAGTGTATAAGGGTTTATAAAGATAAAGTCGTGCAGCGCCCCTCTGGCCACTTCTGCGTCATTAACGACATCAATGGTCGCAAAAGCAGTAGGCTTATTGAGGTTGTTAAGTTTAATCTGAACGACCTGATAGCCTGGAGCATGAGATTCCGCCGCTGCAATCAACTCACTCACCTTAGGTAAATCAGCAATATTGCGTTCAATTTGTGAAGGAGGATTGCGAGGGAAAAGAGGTTTATCACCGTACAACTGAGCAAGCCCACCATACAGCAAATCATGGAAAGCAAATACGAACACCGTAAATGCAATCACAACGTGAAATGGTAAACTGGCAATACCCAGCAAATTATGCCCATCCAGCCAGAACCGTTTTCTTTCTCCTTGGTTACGAACAGCAAGGAATCGCTTTACTAATGTGGGTAACAGAAATATCACGCCCGACACCAAAGCCAGGAAGTACAAACCGGCAGCAATGCCCAGTACGAAGACGCCAGCCTGAGTATGGCCAATTTCACCTCCGATGCCTGCAGTTCGGTGCAGCATATCCAGTAACGCAGATAAAGTATTGACGGGAACCAGTTCAGTAACCAGCTGGTTATTTTCATCCAAGGTTGCATGCCAGCGAATATCATCCAGCCTCAGCCCCCGTGTCGACCCCTGTTCATACCAGCTTACCGGCGAGAGTGCTTCATTAAAATGCAAGCTGACACTGTCTATAGCTTTAGGGTGCGTTTGTAAAACCGTTTCCAATAGTACATCGTAACGCTCAGATTCAATTGAATTCATCTGATGTTTTGTCGGCGTCGCCCAACGGTCAATCTCAGGCGCAAACATCACCAAAGCACCCGCAAAGAAACCGATAAACAGTAATAAACTGGAAGTGATCCCCGTCCAGGTGTGCAAACTCTGGTAAGTTCTCAGAATATCCGCTCTTACCTTCATGACACTCCCCTTAATATCGCTAATACGGCAAAGCACGCAGCACTGACTGACAACAGGTAAAACCAAGCCTGAGCACCGCTTCTGAACATGTAAGTAAAACTCAGAGCCAACAACCAAATTGGCACACTCAGCCACATGTTAAACTGAGTTCGCCACAATAATTCAGTGTTACTAATAGAGGACGTCAACCCTGACGGACCAAACCAGGCGAACAGTCCGACGATAGAGAAACTTAATAATCCGCCTCCAATAACACCAGCCAGCGTTTTACTAAACCAATCAGCTTGTATCGGTGTATAGTTTTTCATTATTTATCTCTCACCATCAAAACCAAAAACGGAATAAACATAAGCGATAACATAATCACCATTAAGCAGATAAACAGGCTAACAGGTAAACTCATACCGTTATAAAAGCCAGCCAATGCGACTATGAATAGGAAATATGCGAGGATACGCCAACGACTGTTAATGTGTTTTTTTCGCCAACGCTGGTTCTTGTTGCTGAGATAAATTACAGAGGACCCTGCGATGAGCGCAAAGACCAATATAGAAGTAAGCACTTTTCACTCCCTGTCATAACGTGAAGATCATCCTGTACATTATACACAAACAGTATTGATAATCACTACTATTTACTTTTGTATGCATTCTGTTGTTAAGGCTTCGTTCTATTGAACCTAAATTTAGGCCAACGCGCACATATAAAATGGTAACCGCGGCCGAATATGACCAAACAGACAGCGCCGGTTAACACTGGAAATAGTAAAAATGTCCAGCTTTGCCCGCTAAGCATAATAAATAGCGGATTTGCGCCGGCAGGCGGATGCAGCGTTTTAGTCAACACCATGAGTGATACAGCCAGGCCTGTCGCCAGTCCCAGCGTAATCGCATTGACAGGTAAAAAAGCGAAAAACACAACACCGACCAAAGCAGTCAGGCAATGACCGATAATCACATTACGTGCTTTAGCAAGCGGACTATCGGGCACAGCAAAAATTAATACACAAGATGCACCAAAAGCAGCCATCAACAGCCAATACTCATGCGCGTCGGTCCCGAGCAACGCGAGCATAGTAATAGCCAACATTGAACCTAATCCGGCCGATAGAGAAACTGTCCAGCTAGACACACACCCTCCTGTAGGTAGACAAATCGTTCTACCCACCAATGTAGACAAGTTTGTCTACCCATGTCAAGATATGCTTAAACGTCAGGAGGCAAGATATGTCAGACAAGCGAGCGTTATTACTCAACAGTGCGTTAGAGTTATTTTATGCAAAAGGCACAGGTGCAGTTGGGATCAATGAGATCCTTGCATAC contains these protein-coding regions:
- a CDS encoding NAD-dependent malic enzyme, with protein sequence MTKQSDPNYLYIPYSGPTLLETPLLNKGSAFSQRERENFNLTGLVPPRFETIEEQVERCYQQFSSFSDNLNKHIYLRAIQDNNETLYYRLVRDHLEEMMPIIYTPTVGDACEKFSDIYRSSRGLFISYEERHQIDDILRNATKNKVKVIVVTDGERILGLGDQGIGGMGIPIGKLALYTVCGGISPAYTLPVMLDVGTNNEKLLNDPMYMGARHKRISQEEYDEFLDLFIKAVKRRWPNVLLQFEDFAQPNAMPLLSRYRDEICCFNDDIQGTASVTVGSLLAACRVKGTRLSEQKVVFVGAGSAGCGIAEQIIAQMVSEGISDEQARSQIFMVDRYGLLAEGMEGLRDFQAALVQSKSALEAWNFSGEFASLLDVMHCAQPDILIGVSGQPGLFTEQVIKAMHTGCERPIIFPLSNPSRQVEAHPKDVIEWTQGQAIVATGSPFEPVEFNGETFTIPQCNNSYIFPGIGLGVLAAKASRITESMLMIASEMLAESSPWANTGKGSLLPSLVEIEPLSKRIAFAVAKKAMEEGVALEMPEDLIWAAIEKNYWLPEYRNYKRCSV
- a CDS encoding S9 family peptidase encodes the protein MKQSLTSLAVASALFLAGCQVTQNSNNNQDSQITSPATVATTVEATGSQAITLEQAMADPDWLGRKPEGGFWSADSQSVLFKQKQSGSKLRDTFKYDGQGIEQVNLSDKHQVGADDAVYSHDGKLQAYVFAGNVFVKDISSNQVRQLTRSSQSAQQLQFLISGQLAYLADNTFYAIDLNTGLTTELANLIVEDAPPGVTEPTSYIAQEQHRLIGYVALQHKNAKDAQSRKKALVDQNSTLDNNLFYLGKDQRIVESSLSPAGDKLIVATTKNIPERSAQDIMPNYVTQDGNIDPVKARSRVADNKPIKHTLIFIDLNTKQQQSLEYDTLPGFDEDVLAEVRRENAEAQGKTYNSKKAPRHITLMLDWGWDQSPIQWNTQGSEVAVMLESWDNKDRWIATVDFSNNKLVSQHRLHDQAWVNYTHNDFGWLNNKDTLYYLSEESGYSHLYTKPLNGKATQLTAGKFEVSELTLTKDNAAIYFKANKKHPGIYEIYRVNLQSGELETLTNLDGMTDYVLSPDESKLLLTHSKIVMPPELFIANAQPGSEAKQITNTVSEAFLSKKLIAPKVVAVPSSHTDQPIYAKVYYPADYQEGEQGNTRKAVIFNHGAGYLQNSHLGWSVYFREFMFHSLLASEGYVVMDMDYRASKGYGRDWRTAIYRHMGKPEIEDLADGVNWMVENVNVDKGAVGTYGGSYGGFMTFMALFTQPELFQAGAALRPVTDWAYYNDPYTSNILNRPADDPIAYRRSSPIYFAEGLKKPMLINAPMIDDNVFFQDVVRLVQRLIELEKENYETAIYPVEPHGFVQPSSWLDEYRRIYKLFKENL
- the ggt gene encoding gamma-glutamyltransferase, with product MKHRLSLAALALGAVLPFTCSALDNNTREVREPEAATGLQLKKEKIAKKYMVVAANAHASKAGQLMLQQGGSAIDAAIAAQLVLTLVEPQSSGIGGGAFILHYDKENEYLTTFDGRETAPQGAKPSLFLDKEGKPVRWIEAVVGGRSVGTPGILHALKQAHDKYGKLKWRHLFKPAIALAENGFKVSPRLHMLLKKELNPGLTKLSPAKEYFYPDGKPLEAGTLLRNPQLAKLYREVAEFGLKGFYEGKNADDIVRAVQKAEIAPGTLSLADLKNYHSKERAPICTRYHSYRVCSMAPPSSGGIAVLQILKLLEGKKLSQYKPNDPEAIHLFTQASRLAFVDRNYYIADPDFVEVPTQGLLNPAYLKQRASLIGEKDNNDFPIGDPSMGALAYAQDDSYELPSTTHLSIVDAEGNAVSMTSSIEMAFGSTVMVNGYLLNNQLTDFSLSPKVGDLWVANRVEANKRPRSSMSPVMVFNKDGSLKLVVGSPGGSRIINYVAQTVIGVLDWGLSAQQAIDLPRVTNRNRYTTLEKGTDVAKLKPILEEKGHVVRVRDLNSGIHAIEVTDGQLIGGADPRREGAAMGESSE
- a CDS encoding YeiH family protein, producing MLLERPGFHKALFLFTFLFALSPFASASSALFIGLGFALILGNPLPDLSNNASKWLLKLAVIGLGFNVNIEEVLAVGRSSLVLTIISITATIGLGEILSQVFRLNRNTGTLISFGTAICGGSAIAAMAPVIKARQDEIAISLSVIFALNALGLLIFPWLGHYFSLSENQFALWSALAIHDTSSVVAAASVYGPVALTMATTIKLTRAMWIVPYAAMAGVFWRSSEKASIPLFIIGFIAAAMINTWLPHYQPVWSVLYSGAKSVLVASLFLIGSGVSMAMLRQSGWRPFAMASILWFIVSGVMLLLILDGLITL
- the rrtA gene encoding rhombosortase, which translates into the protein MFDLPLAPRYVLPPAILIAFCTLLMLPPVQELLLFNRTLIGQGELWRIWTSQYVHTNWMHWLLNVIGIGFIWVLHAEYRTPKVYAIHLLLLGLWTGIGIWLFCPDIRIYTGLSGLLHGVIVWGAIKDIKVGERTGILLFLGILGKLAWEQYAGPSAEVGELISSRVAIESHLIGAVGGLVLALPLLWQKK